The following coding sequences are from one Equus quagga isolate Etosha38 unplaced genomic scaffold, UCLA_HA_Equagga_1.0 207780_RagTag, whole genome shotgun sequence window:
- the LOC124233622 gene encoding olfactory receptor 5W2-like, giving the protein MVGENCSSLNGFIFLGISNNAGMKVILFTMFLVVYLINLLGNLGMIILIRMDSQLHTPMYFFLSHLSFCDLCYSTAIGPKMLVDIFAKSKSIPFLGCALQFFISCTFADSECLLLAVMAFDRYKAIRNPLLYAVNMSNRVCSLLMAGVYLVGMADALIHTTLTFRLCFCGSNEINHFFCDLPPLFLLSCTDTQVNVLVLFTVFGFIELSTISGVLVSYCYIIISVLKIHSAEGRFKAFSTCSSHLTAVAIFQGIMLFTYFRPSSLYSLDQDKITSLFYTLVIPMLNPLIYSLRNKDVKEALEKLKNKRLF; this is encoded by the coding sequence ATGGTTGGCGAAAATTGCTCCTCCTTGAATGGATTCATTTTCTTGGGAATTTCCAATAACGCTGGGATGAAAGTGATCCTGTTTACTATGTTTCTAGTTGTTTATCTCATTAATCTTTTGGGAAATCTTGGAATGATCATTTTAATTAGAATGGATTCCCAACTGCACACACCgatgtactttttcctcagccACCTCTCATTCTGTGACCTCTGCTATTCCACAGCAATTGGTCCCAAGATGTTGGTGGACATATTTGCCAAGAGCAAATCAATCCCCTTCCTTGGCTGTGCTCTGCAATTCTTCATCTCGTGTACCTTTGCAGATTCTGAGTGTCTATTATTGGCCGTGATGGCCTTTGATAGATACAAGGCCATTAGAAACCCATTGCTCTATGCAGTCAACATGTCCAATAGAGTGTGCTCTCTGCTCATGGCCGGGGTTTATCTGGTGGGAATGGCAGATGCTTTGATACACACCACATTAACGTTCCGCTTATGTTTCTGTGGGTCAAATGAGattaatcatttcttctgtgatttaccaccacttttcctcctttcctgcacTGATACACAAGTCAATGTGTTGGTATTATTCACTGTTTTTGGCTTCATTGAACTGAGCACCATTTCAGGGGTTCTTGTCTCTTATTGTTATATTATCATATCAGTCTTGAAGATCCACTCAGCTGAAGGGAGGTTCAAAgctttctccacctgctcctcccacttAACTGCTGTAGCAATTTTCCAGGGAATTAtgctctttacatattttagaccGAGTTCTTTATACTCCTTAGATCAAGACAAAATAACCTCATTGTTTTACACCCTTGTGATTCCCATGTTAAATCCTCTGATTTATAGCCTACggaacaaggatgtgaaagaggccctagaaaaattgaaaaataaaagattgttttAA